A stretch of Edaphobacter lichenicola DNA encodes these proteins:
- a CDS encoding serine hydrolase domain-containing protein, whose translation MMNLRVRAAAVFGLGFVTMGAAWAQNSLPTATATGIDAAAAEVLKATGVPSASVAVVQGGKIAYVKAYGKARLEPVMLAEPGMQYSIGSVSKQFTAAIILLLVQDGGVKLDDPVGKYLPELTRASDVTVRQVLSMTSGYQDFWPEDYVMTSMMQPATPQHILDVWAKKPLDFEPGTKWQYSNTNYVIAGRIAEIVAGKPLIEQLQERIFKPLKMTGVLNSDASRLPANDPTGYYQHALGPLRPAPQEGAGWMFAAGELAMPASDLAQWNISLMNRTLLAPASYDEMFTEVKLKDGSGTHYGLGVQVSARDGHRVISHSGEVSGFVSQNSVFPDDKVAVTVLTNEDASSAAGALARKIAPLVLGGSAAASASDGTAAAERRALAIFTGLQEGKLDRSQLTAFCDAYFTEEAVGDFAGSLKPLGVPGSFKQMDEELRGGMTFRSFSVSFPDRQLRVTTYEEPDGKLEQYLVIPSGS comes from the coding sequence ATGATGAATCTGCGAGTTAGAGCGGCGGCGGTCTTTGGACTAGGTTTTGTAACGATGGGTGCGGCGTGGGCGCAGAACTCGCTGCCGACGGCTACGGCGACGGGGATCGATGCGGCGGCGGCAGAGGTGCTGAAGGCTACCGGGGTGCCGAGTGCTTCGGTGGCGGTGGTGCAGGGCGGGAAGATCGCTTATGTGAAGGCGTATGGGAAGGCTCGGCTGGAGCCGGTGATGCTGGCGGAGCCGGGGATGCAGTACTCGATCGGGTCGGTGAGCAAACAGTTTACTGCGGCGATTATTTTGCTGCTGGTGCAGGATGGCGGGGTGAAGCTGGACGATCCGGTGGGGAAGTATCTGCCGGAGCTGACGCGGGCGAGCGATGTGACGGTGCGGCAGGTGCTGTCGATGACCTCGGGGTACCAGGACTTCTGGCCGGAGGACTATGTGATGACGTCGATGATGCAGCCGGCGACGCCGCAGCACATTCTGGATGTGTGGGCGAAGAAGCCGCTGGACTTCGAGCCGGGGACCAAGTGGCAGTACTCGAATACGAACTATGTGATTGCGGGACGGATCGCGGAGATTGTCGCGGGGAAGCCGCTGATCGAGCAGTTGCAGGAGCGGATCTTCAAGCCGTTGAAGATGACAGGGGTGTTGAACTCGGACGCGAGCAGGCTGCCGGCGAATGACCCGACGGGGTACTACCAGCATGCGCTGGGGCCGCTGCGGCCGGCTCCGCAGGAGGGTGCGGGGTGGATGTTTGCGGCGGGAGAGTTGGCGATGCCTGCGAGCGATCTGGCGCAGTGGAATATCAGTTTGATGAATCGAACTCTGCTGGCGCCGGCTTCCTATGACGAGATGTTTACTGAGGTGAAGCTGAAGGATGGCAGCGGCACTCACTATGGGCTTGGCGTGCAGGTGAGCGCGCGGGATGGGCATCGTGTGATCTCTCATAGCGGCGAGGTGTCGGGGTTTGTCTCGCAGAATTCGGTGTTTCCTGACGATAAGGTTGCGGTGACGGTGCTGACGAATGAAGATGCTTCGAGCGCTGCCGGCGCATTGGCGCGGAAGATCGCTCCACTGGTGCTGGGCGGGAGTGCTGCGGCGAGTGCGTCGGATGGAACGGCGGCCGCAGAGAGGCGGGCGCTTGCGATCTTTACGGGGCTGCAGGAGGGTAAGCTGGACCGGTCGCAGTTGACGGCGTTTTGCGATGCGTACTTTACCGAGGAGGCGGTGGGGGACTTTGCCGGCAGCCTGAAGCCGCTGGGGGTGCCAGGCAGCTTCAAGCAGATGGATGAGGAGTTGCGCGGCGGGATGACGTTTCGGTCTTTCAGTGTGAGCTTTCCGGATCGGCAGTTGCGGGTTACGACCTATGAGGAGCCGGATGGGAAGCTGGAGCAGTACCTGGTGATTCCTTCGGGGAGCTAG
- a CDS encoding M61 family metallopeptidase, which yields MIVRRTLLPLALLTLGTPALLQAQQTPIQITADLSEAPRKLYHAEVDIPVQPGPVSLTTPKWIPGNHRPTGPVDDITGVVFTVNGPGGTKTVLPWRRDDEDLYEFHVTVPAGVTTLHAHLDCIVTARVTDKLAVLEWEKLLLYPAKTPVKDIAIQPSVIVPAGWGIGTALTIASTSQNGLSGPFSPGPPVVTTYAPTTVEQLEDSPVITGQYFHEFALAPEVTPRHYIDVVSDSPEDSNLRPALLAELNNLVRETGAAYDSRHYNVYHFLLTLSDVAGGEGLEHGQSSDNGVGEKGFSDPSHQLGESDLLSHEFTHSWNGKYRRPFNLYQDDFEKMQQGSLLWVYEGMTQYLGNVLAARSGLKSQEQYRDMLALSAANLDYKPGREWRSTEDTAISASILRGGNPAWSNWKRGQDYYQEGELFWLDADTLIRQKTDNKKSLTDFLHLFLGKGGNTGPSIVTYNRDELIADLNQVYKYDWATFIHERIDNINPRADLAGIERGGYKLVFTDEPTKSERTLANSGSRRGSSVNVWYSLGLRVSAEGNIADIRWNSPADKAKFFPGEKIIAINGNVYSADALKTAIKQAKGTSEPIHFILQSDAFVTTADIDYHDGARYPQLVRVDGTPAYLDDITKPLAKSEPIPAEKKEKEKDSTE from the coding sequence ATGATCGTCCGCCGCACCCTCCTGCCCCTGGCCCTGCTCACCCTCGGAACCCCTGCCCTTCTGCAAGCCCAGCAGACTCCCATCCAGATCACCGCCGACCTGTCCGAAGCTCCCCGCAAGCTCTACCACGCCGAAGTCGACATCCCCGTCCAGCCCGGCCCCGTCTCTCTCACCACCCCCAAGTGGATCCCCGGCAACCACCGCCCCACCGGCCCGGTCGATGACATCACCGGAGTCGTCTTCACCGTCAATGGTCCAGGCGGAACGAAAACAGTCCTTCCCTGGCGTCGCGACGACGAAGACCTCTACGAGTTCCACGTCACAGTCCCCGCCGGCGTCACCACCCTGCACGCCCATCTCGACTGCATCGTCACCGCCCGCGTCACCGACAAGCTAGCCGTCCTCGAATGGGAAAAACTCCTCCTCTACCCCGCGAAGACTCCCGTAAAAGACATCGCCATCCAGCCCTCCGTCATAGTTCCCGCAGGCTGGGGCATTGGCACCGCCCTCACCATCGCGAGCACGTCCCAGAACGGATTGTCTGGTCCGTTCAGTCCGGGGCCACCGGTGGTCACTACCTACGCCCCCACCACCGTCGAGCAACTCGAAGACTCCCCCGTCATCACCGGCCAGTACTTCCACGAGTTCGCCCTCGCACCCGAGGTCACACCCAGGCACTACATCGACGTAGTCTCCGACTCCCCAGAAGACTCCAACCTCCGCCCCGCCCTCCTCGCCGAACTCAACAACCTCGTCCGCGAGACCGGCGCAGCCTACGACTCCCGCCACTACAACGTCTACCACTTCCTCCTCACCCTCTCCGACGTAGCCGGCGGCGAAGGCCTCGAGCACGGCCAGTCCTCCGACAACGGCGTAGGCGAAAAAGGCTTCTCCGACCCCTCCCATCAACTCGGCGAATCCGACCTCCTCTCCCACGAGTTCACCCACTCCTGGAACGGCAAGTACCGCCGCCCCTTCAACCTCTATCAGGACGACTTCGAGAAGATGCAGCAGGGCTCGCTCCTCTGGGTCTACGAGGGCATGACCCAATACCTCGGCAACGTCCTCGCCGCCCGCTCCGGCCTCAAGTCGCAGGAGCAGTACCGCGACATGCTCGCCCTCTCCGCCGCCAATCTCGATTACAAGCCCGGCCGCGAGTGGCGCTCAACCGAAGACACCGCCATCTCCGCCAGCATCCTCCGCGGCGGCAACCCCGCCTGGTCCAACTGGAAGCGCGGACAGGATTACTACCAGGAGGGCGAGCTCTTCTGGCTCGACGCCGACACCCTCATCCGCCAAAAGACCGACAACAAGAAATCCCTCACCGACTTCCTGCACCTCTTCCTCGGCAAAGGCGGCAACACCGGCCCCAGCATCGTCACCTACAACCGCGACGAACTCATCGCCGACCTCAACCAGGTCTACAAATACGACTGGGCCACCTTCATCCACGAGCGCATCGACAACATAAACCCGCGCGCTGACCTAGCCGGCATCGAACGCGGCGGCTACAAACTCGTCTTCACCGATGAACCCACAAAATCCGAACGCACCCTCGCCAACTCCGGCAGCCGTCGCGGCAGCTCCGTCAACGTCTGGTACTCCCTCGGCCTCCGCGTCTCCGCTGAAGGCAACATCGCCGACATCCGCTGGAACAGCCCCGCCGACAAGGCGAAGTTCTTCCCCGGAGAGAAGATCATCGCCATCAACGGCAACGTCTACTCCGCCGACGCCCTCAAGACCGCAATCAAGCAGGCAAAAGGAACCTCCGAGCCCATCCACTTCATCCTCCAGAGCGACGCCTTCGTCACCACCGCCGACATCGACTACCATGACGGCGCCCGCTACCCACAACTGGTCCGCGTAGACGGCACCCCCGCTTACCTCGACGACATCACCAAACCACTAGCCAAATCCGAACCCATCCCTGCCGAAAAGAAAGAAAAAGAAAAAGACTCCACCGAATAG
- a CDS encoding protein kinase domain-containing protein produces the protein MELWTEYEGRTIDGAFPLTKLIRPEGRSAFFSTSNGVGGPTVIRLIESHFDDEEILVRWRGIQALNHPNLVKLIQFGRVMLDETSLVYAVMEPVDANMAEIVAERRLTVQETRQIATSLASALESLHTNGFVHEHIEPANVLAVGESIKLRSDCIRETPEGQEGSELKQKDAHDFAVVLLRALTQKKTLEEAKRELPLDAPFDEMIRKGISGEWGIPEMVRALRPDTEIRVEARPVAVRESRPEKVAEMPVELPTYSTNRVRVAEEKSGGIEGRRLVIGVGAMVLLLLIALFMHGRWSKSSGAVQANAVVPAIATEASDAAPAPALETPSAEAGSAGVAAAAPATAAPEASVTAPASVGVGQWRVVAFTYNREAQAQQKVESLRAMHPDLRPEVFTPSGHSPYLVVVGGTMSRDEAFAFIRKGRAEGLPHDSYAQNYRR, from the coding sequence ATGGAACTGTGGACGGAGTATGAAGGAAGAACGATCGATGGAGCGTTTCCTCTAACCAAACTGATACGGCCTGAAGGCCGGAGCGCGTTCTTTTCGACGTCGAATGGTGTGGGTGGGCCGACGGTGATACGGCTGATCGAGTCGCACTTCGATGATGAAGAGATCCTGGTGCGGTGGCGCGGGATTCAGGCGTTGAATCATCCCAATCTGGTGAAGCTGATTCAGTTTGGCAGGGTGATGCTGGATGAGACGTCGCTGGTCTACGCGGTGATGGAGCCGGTGGACGCGAACATGGCTGAGATCGTGGCGGAGCGGCGGTTGACGGTGCAGGAGACCAGGCAGATTGCGACGAGCCTGGCGTCGGCGCTTGAGTCGCTGCACACGAATGGTTTTGTGCATGAGCATATCGAGCCGGCGAATGTGCTGGCGGTTGGTGAGTCGATCAAGCTGCGGAGCGACTGTATTCGCGAGACTCCCGAGGGACAGGAGGGGAGTGAGCTGAAGCAGAAGGACGCACATGATTTCGCGGTGGTGCTGCTGCGGGCGTTGACGCAGAAGAAGACGCTGGAGGAGGCAAAGCGCGAACTGCCGCTGGATGCTCCGTTCGATGAAATGATCAGGAAGGGAATCAGCGGGGAGTGGGGGATTCCGGAGATGGTTAGGGCGTTGCGGCCGGACACGGAGATTCGGGTGGAGGCGCGGCCGGTTGCGGTGAGGGAGTCTCGGCCGGAGAAGGTGGCGGAGATGCCGGTGGAGCTGCCGACTTATTCGACAAATCGTGTGCGGGTTGCGGAGGAGAAGTCAGGCGGGATTGAAGGACGACGGCTGGTGATTGGCGTGGGAGCGATGGTGTTGCTGCTGCTGATCGCGCTCTTCATGCATGGCCGGTGGTCGAAGTCCAGTGGAGCGGTGCAGGCGAATGCGGTAGTGCCTGCGATTGCGACGGAGGCGAGTGATGCGGCTCCTGCGCCTGCTCTGGAGACGCCTTCGGCTGAGGCTGGTTCTGCTGGGGTGGCTGCTGCTGCTCCTGCTACGGCTGCGCCGGAGGCTTCTGTGACTGCGCCGGCTAGTGTTGGGGTGGGGCAGTGGCGGGTGGTGGCGTTTACGTATAACCGCGAGGCTCAGGCTCAGCAGAAGGTGGAGAGTCTTAGGGCGATGCATCCGGATCTGCGGCCAGAGGTGTTTACGCCAAGTGGGCACTCGCCGTACCTTGTGGTCGTTGGTGGGACGATGAGCCGGGATGAGGCGTTTGCTTTTATCAGGAAGGGACGCGCTGAAGGGCTGCCTCACGACAGCTACGCTCAGAACTATCGTCGATAG
- a CDS encoding YegP family protein has translation MAGTFEIKKAKDGEFYFHLKAGNGQIILASEMYVGKSSAENGIESVRKNAPIDAHYERKEAKNGQPMFNLKAANHQVIGTSETYTTTTARDAGIESVKANAPDAPIHDLTV, from the coding sequence ATGGCAGGCACGTTCGAGATCAAGAAGGCAAAAGACGGCGAGTTCTACTTCCACCTCAAGGCCGGCAACGGCCAGATCATCCTGGCCAGCGAGATGTACGTCGGCAAGTCCTCCGCCGAAAATGGCATCGAGTCGGTCAGGAAGAACGCCCCCATCGATGCTCACTACGAGCGTAAAGAAGCCAAGAACGGCCAGCCCATGTTCAACCTCAAAGCCGCCAACCATCAGGTCATCGGCACCAGCGAAACCTACACCACCACCACCGCGCGCGACGCCGGCATCGAGTCCGTCAAAGCCAACGCCCCCGACGCCCCAATCCACGACCTGACCGTCTGA
- a CDS encoding cysteine desulfurase family protein — MRRIYMDANATTPLLPEVFEAMRPFFLEHYGNASSIHQQGQFARAAVDHARDSVARLLHCRSSEIVFTSGGTESDNLALFGTLENAKLLGEPAHLITTSIEHDAILRAAQSLEQSLAKKKVGALSREIEVTFLPSTPQGLIEPAALLAAIRPNTRLVSVMFANNETGVIQPIAALAAIAHAAGALFHTDAVQVVGRLPLDLSPKGPLKDVDLLTLSGHKIYAPKGIGALFVRRSVRLAPMLHGGSHERQRRAGTENVAGIVALGKAAELAQAWLAQTPSTTENPSTNKNPGTPTNPGAPYIDSDVWASGASPTALPSQADSPTHLTALRDRLEQSILSQVEECGVNGAGAPRVSNTTNLYFDHIEAEALVIALDLKGLSVSGGSACQSGATEPSHVLTAMGLSPARARASIRFSLSRLTTAEEIDQALTLIPTAVARLRDLSPTWRKTPATLIPA, encoded by the coding sequence ATGCGCCGAATCTACATGGACGCCAACGCCACCACGCCTCTCCTCCCCGAGGTCTTCGAGGCCATGCGCCCCTTCTTCCTCGAGCACTACGGCAACGCCAGCTCCATTCACCAGCAGGGCCAGTTCGCCCGCGCCGCCGTCGACCACGCCCGCGACAGTGTCGCCCGCCTCCTCCACTGCCGCTCCTCCGAGATCGTCTTCACCTCCGGCGGCACCGAGAGCGACAACCTCGCCCTCTTCGGCACCCTCGAAAACGCCAAGCTCCTCGGCGAACCCGCCCACCTCATCACCACCAGCATCGAGCACGACGCCATCCTCCGCGCTGCCCAATCCCTCGAACAGTCCCTCGCAAAAAAGAAGGTAGGAGCCCTCAGCCGGGAGATCGAAGTCACCTTCCTCCCCAGCACCCCGCAAGGCCTCATCGAACCAGCCGCCTTACTGGCCGCCATCCGCCCCAACACCAGGCTCGTCAGCGTCATGTTCGCCAACAACGAGACCGGCGTCATCCAGCCCATCGCCGCGCTGGCCGCCATCGCCCACGCCGCCGGCGCGCTCTTCCACACCGACGCCGTCCAGGTCGTAGGCCGTCTCCCCCTCGACCTCAGCCCCAAAGGCCCGCTCAAGGACGTTGACCTCCTCACCCTCTCCGGCCACAAGATCTACGCCCCCAAAGGCATCGGAGCCCTCTTCGTCCGACGCAGCGTCCGCCTCGCCCCCATGCTCCACGGCGGCTCCCACGAGCGCCAGCGCCGCGCCGGAACCGAAAACGTAGCCGGCATCGTCGCGCTCGGCAAAGCCGCCGAACTAGCCCAGGCCTGGCTCGCCCAAACCCCGAGCACCACAGAAAATCCGAGTACCAACAAAAATCCGGGCACCCCCACAAATCCGGGTGCCCCATACATCGATTCTGATGTGTGGGCATCGGGCGCAAGCCCGACCGCTCTCCCCAGCCAAGCCGACAGCCCCACCCACCTCACCGCCCTACGCGACCGCCTCGAACAAAGCATCCTCTCCCAGGTAGAGGAGTGCGGCGTCAACGGAGCCGGAGCCCCCCGCGTCTCCAACACCACCAACCTCTACTTCGACCACATCGAAGCCGAAGCCCTCGTCATCGCCCTCGACCTCAAGGGCCTCTCCGTCAGCGGAGGCTCCGCCTGCCAGTCCGGCGCCACCGAACCCTCCCACGTCCTCACCGCCATGGGACTCTCCCCCGCCCGCGCCCGCGCCAGCATCCGCTTCTCCCTCTCCCGCCTCACCACCGCCGAAGAGATCGACCAGGCCCTCACCCTGATCCCCACCGCCGTAGCCCGCCTCCGCGACCTGAGCCCCACCTGGCGCAAGACCCCCGCCACCCTGATCCCTGCCTAA
- a CDS encoding glutathione peroxidase yields MSAAALYDIPVHKITGEGTSLADYRGKVLLIVNVASKCGLTPQYDALEKIYARFKDSGLVVCGFPANDFGGQEPGSNDDIQTFCRSTFGVDFPMFSKVTVTGPNTHPLYQSLIAAQPKATSPGREAFRENLNGFLQQHGATTNPEPGILWNFEKFLIDRNGRVAARFSPEVLPDDPTVVAAIESALNS; encoded by the coding sequence ATGTCCGCAGCCGCTCTCTACGACATCCCCGTCCACAAAATTACCGGCGAAGGCACCTCCCTCGCCGACTATCGCGGTAAAGTCCTCCTCATCGTCAACGTCGCCTCCAAGTGCGGTCTCACCCCCCAGTACGACGCCCTCGAAAAGATCTACGCCCGCTTCAAAGACTCCGGCCTCGTCGTCTGCGGCTTCCCTGCCAACGACTTCGGCGGCCAGGAGCCAGGCTCCAACGACGACATCCAGACCTTTTGCCGCTCCACCTTCGGCGTCGACTTCCCCATGTTCTCCAAGGTCACCGTCACCGGCCCCAACACCCATCCCCTCTATCAGTCCCTCATCGCCGCCCAGCCAAAGGCCACCAGCCCCGGCCGCGAAGCCTTCCGCGAAAACCTCAACGGCTTCCTCCAGCAGCACGGGGCCACCACCAACCCCGAACCCGGCATCCTCTGGAACTTCGAAAAGTTCCTCATCGACCGCAACGGCCGAGTCGCCGCCCGCTTCTCTCCCGAAGTCCTGCCCGACGACCCCACCGTAGTCGCCGCCATCGAATCCGCCCTCAACTCCTGA
- a CDS encoding APC family permease: protein MSLTDSIIGRPLATSEERAEHIGVAAGIPIFGLDGLTSAAYGPEAAMTLLIPLGIGGVEYGWRIIGAILILLAIVYFSYRQTIAAYPGGGGSYTVASENLGEKPGLLAAAALMIDYILTAAVGISAGVTALTSAVPSLQPHTLMICLIILVILALVNMRGVKDTGTAFMLPTFLFVSTLLALIVVGMWKTIHAGGHPMAMAPIPAALPATVGTLGTWMLLKAFASGCAAMTGVEAVSNGVMAFGEPRVQRAQRTLTVIIGILMVLLFGIAYLAKTYRIMPMDPDAAQFQSLLSLLVTAVFGRGWFYFLTMGSVLLALALSANTAFADFPRLTRAIALHDYLPHVFILRGRRLLYSHGIYALTAFTAVILILFGGVTDRLIPLYAIGAFLAFTLSQAGMVVHWKKGEAHPGRGWHMFVNGIGAVATGLTTIVVLVAKFRAGAWVTALLVPVLIGIMWVVKRHYSRVRREMADMTPLNLVNLQEPIVVIPMARWDRITEKAMRFGLLLSKEIKVVHVHSDDEEGSLEEIWEEHVMAPIKKEGLQEPELVTILSNYRFIVNPLMDYILTLEEKNPGRKVAVLLPELVVRHWWENALHNQRVQLLKLLLLVKGNQRIVVVNIPWYL from the coding sequence ATGTCACTTACAGATTCGATTATTGGACGACCGCTTGCGACGAGTGAGGAGCGGGCAGAGCACATTGGTGTAGCTGCAGGAATCCCTATCTTTGGCCTGGATGGGCTGACGAGCGCGGCGTACGGACCAGAGGCGGCGATGACGCTGCTGATTCCGTTGGGGATTGGCGGGGTGGAGTATGGCTGGCGGATTATCGGGGCTATCCTGATTTTGCTGGCGATTGTGTACTTCAGCTACAGGCAGACGATTGCGGCGTATCCGGGTGGGGGTGGGAGCTATACGGTTGCCTCGGAGAATCTGGGGGAGAAGCCTGGGCTGCTGGCTGCTGCGGCGCTGATGATCGACTATATTTTGACGGCGGCGGTGGGGATCTCGGCGGGCGTGACGGCGTTGACGTCGGCGGTGCCGAGTCTACAGCCGCATACGCTGATGATCTGTCTGATCATCCTGGTGATTCTCGCGCTGGTCAATATGCGCGGCGTGAAGGATACGGGGACGGCATTCATGCTGCCTACGTTCCTTTTTGTCAGTACGCTGCTCGCGTTGATTGTGGTTGGGATGTGGAAGACGATTCACGCTGGTGGGCATCCGATGGCGATGGCTCCAATCCCTGCTGCGCTGCCGGCGACGGTGGGGACGCTGGGAACGTGGATGCTGCTGAAGGCGTTTGCGAGTGGATGCGCGGCGATGACCGGGGTGGAGGCGGTGTCGAATGGCGTGATGGCATTCGGCGAGCCGAGAGTGCAGCGAGCGCAGCGGACGCTGACGGTGATCATCGGCATACTGATGGTGCTGTTGTTTGGGATTGCGTATCTGGCAAAGACTTACCGGATTATGCCGATGGATCCGGATGCGGCGCAGTTTCAGAGTCTGCTTAGTTTGCTGGTGACTGCGGTCTTTGGGCGCGGGTGGTTTTATTTTCTGACGATGGGTAGCGTGTTGCTGGCGCTGGCATTGAGTGCGAACACGGCGTTCGCGGACTTCCCGCGTCTGACGCGGGCGATTGCGTTGCATGACTATCTGCCGCATGTGTTTATTCTGCGCGGGCGGCGGCTTCTGTACTCACACGGGATCTATGCGCTGACGGCATTTACGGCGGTGATTCTGATTCTGTTTGGCGGTGTGACGGACCGGCTGATTCCGTTGTATGCGATTGGAGCGTTTCTGGCTTTCACGCTCTCGCAGGCGGGAATGGTGGTGCATTGGAAGAAGGGCGAGGCGCATCCGGGACGGGGCTGGCACATGTTTGTGAACGGCATTGGCGCGGTGGCGACGGGGCTTACGACGATCGTCGTGCTGGTGGCGAAGTTCCGGGCGGGCGCGTGGGTGACGGCGCTGCTGGTGCCGGTGCTGATCGGGATTATGTGGGTGGTGAAGCGGCACTACTCGCGGGTGCGACGGGAGATGGCGGATATGACGCCGTTGAACCTGGTGAATCTGCAGGAGCCTATTGTGGTGATACCGATGGCGCGATGGGACCGGATTACAGAGAAGGCGATGCGGTTCGGGCTGCTCCTTTCGAAAGAGATCAAGGTGGTGCATGTGCACTCGGATGATGAGGAGGGCAGCCTGGAGGAGATCTGGGAGGAGCACGTGATGGCGCCGATCAAGAAAGAGGGGCTGCAGGAGCCGGAGCTGGTGACGATTCTTTCGAATTACCGGTTTATTGTCAATCCGCTGATGGACTACATTTTGACGCTGGAGGAGAAGAATCCCGGGCGGAAGGTGGCGGTGCTGCTGCCGGAGCTGGTGGTGCGGCACTGGTGGGAGAATGCGCTGCATAATCAGCGGGTTCAGCTGCTGAAGCTGCTGCTGCTGGTGAAGGGGAATCAGCGGATTGTGGTGGTTAATATTCCGTGGTACCTGTGA
- a CDS encoding bestrophin-like domain, whose amino-acid sequence MLTLIQNIVILIVTMTCSMLFLALLNRIWPRERRTVHNDLIGWQLGILGTTYAVILGFMLYTVWTNFGEANLNADLEANSLRNVYHIAEGLPTPQRILLEQQARDYADAVINHDWPEMFQSKLPEESHLLNRDMWKTLMSVKAATPSELIAEDHALTELSALTEHRRTRLLQSVYRLPTIFWGVLLVGGLVTVLSASLFGSANRALHAVQVFCFTLLITLVLLAIADVNLPFRGWVHVSHFAFLRAQQNMND is encoded by the coding sequence ATGCTGACCCTCATCCAAAACATCGTCATCCTCATCGTCACAATGACCTGCTCCATGCTCTTCCTGGCGCTTCTCAACCGCATCTGGCCACGCGAACGGCGCACCGTACACAACGACCTCATCGGCTGGCAACTCGGCATCCTCGGCACCACCTACGCGGTTATCCTCGGCTTCATGCTCTACACCGTCTGGACCAACTTCGGAGAAGCCAACCTCAACGCCGACCTCGAAGCCAACTCCCTGCGCAACGTCTATCACATCGCCGAAGGCCTGCCCACGCCGCAACGAATACTCCTCGAGCAGCAGGCCCGCGACTACGCCGACGCCGTCATCAACCACGACTGGCCAGAGATGTTTCAAAGCAAACTCCCCGAAGAGAGCCACCTTCTCAATCGCGACATGTGGAAGACCCTCATGTCCGTCAAAGCCGCTACCCCCTCCGAGCTCATCGCCGAAGATCACGCGCTCACCGAACTCAGTGCACTCACCGAGCATCGCCGAACCCGCCTTCTCCAGAGTGTCTACCGCCTCCCCACCATCTTCTGGGGAGTCCTCCTCGTCGGCGGACTCGTCACCGTCCTCTCCGCCTCCCTCTTCGGGTCCGCCAATCGAGCCCTCCACGCGGTTCAGGTCTTCTGTTTCACCCTCCTCATCACCCTCGTTCTCCTCGCCATCGCCGACGTCAACCTGCCCTTCCGCGGCTGGGTGCACGTCAGCCACTTTGCCTTCCTGCGAGCCCAGCAAAATATGAACGACTAG
- a CDS encoding ester cyclase, producing MKIAVLMLLSCLTFGVNRDCAAADLDKSAENAALIRAHHEAMNRGDWKNASTYYAEDTKNFGTPGGRQRLRMVYEDIWTTFPDFRLDIIDLVAKDDVVVVRCRESGTHLGVQRRSVNGGLLIGVPPTHKHFEVEVMHWYKIRDGKIVDHYGARDDVGMMEQLGLLAEPQPKP from the coding sequence ATGAAGATTGCAGTTTTGATGTTGCTTTCGTGTTTGACGTTCGGTGTGAATAGAGACTGTGCTGCGGCTGACCTGGACAAGTCGGCTGAGAACGCGGCTTTGATTCGGGCGCACCATGAGGCTATGAATCGCGGCGATTGGAAGAATGCGTCGACCTACTATGCTGAGGATACGAAGAACTTTGGAACGCCGGGTGGACGTCAGCGCCTGAGAATGGTTTATGAAGACATTTGGACGACGTTCCCTGACTTTCGTCTCGACATCATTGATCTGGTAGCGAAGGACGATGTGGTCGTTGTTCGTTGCCGCGAGAGCGGCACTCACCTTGGCGTCCAGAGGCGATCAGTAAACGGAGGCTTATTGATTGGAGTGCCTCCCACCCATAAACACTTCGAGGTCGAGGTGATGCATTGGTACAAGATTCGCGATGGCAAGATCGTCGATCATTACGGAGCTCGGGATGACGTTGGCATGATGGAGCAGCTTGGGTTATTGGCTGAGCCACAGCCTAAACCTTAG
- a CDS encoding cupin domain-containing protein, with translation MQNPSFEVISLSAESATAESYNNHSIANVNDHEVRISVMTESYHWHCHPDSDESFLALEGGLFIDFDDQTLELLPGHMITVKRGVRHRTRPIGNRSVNLTFERANAQTETLPSPED, from the coding sequence ATGCAAAATCCTTCCTTCGAAGTCATCAGTCTTTCGGCCGAATCAGCAACAGCGGAGAGCTACAACAACCATTCCATCGCTAACGTCAACGATCATGAAGTTCGCATAAGCGTCATGACCGAGTCCTATCACTGGCACTGCCATCCCGACTCCGACGAGAGTTTTCTTGCATTGGAAGGTGGCCTCTTCATTGATTTTGATGACCAGACCCTCGAGCTCTTGCCAGGCCACATGATTACCGTCAAGCGAGGCGTTCGTCACCGCACAAGACCGATCGGAAATCGCTCCGTCAACCTCACCTTCGAACGGGCGAACGCACAGACCGAGACGCTTCCCTCCCCAGAGGATTGA